One Agrococcus jenensis genomic region harbors:
- a CDS encoding O-antigen ligase family protein, with amino-acid sequence MLVRAPHRLLATFIVLQLACGDLVRNLLGWPLWGALSGVTLLWALVALRRSGASWQWLPAPLLAFIGVAAATIIVTPHPLATLLGVALLLVHVMLAVLLATLPLHTLLEVLHRCLQGMLIASLAFEVGIAVFVQGPVYPVWLDNDSGLPMIPWSTGGIFWGHRIQGITGNPNLTAMLALLALIVAIGRHRAGLDRRLWWVWTALPVVVLALTRSMTVLVAALVVLVSFWLVYTWRRRPRGAFRPAVVTAAGVLAVVAAWAISNWDRVVEALGREASMEDRFQIWAAALDWWRGSPLLGRGWMGYWMPWVEPYDRLGLQDGIVYLQAHSVWIDVLMQAGILGVLAWAWLLGSTLRGAGRDLAEAPTGAGPIAAVPLMILVAEAVQGIAESRPLIELGMVLLVIFAVRQQRARVELGRLQTMALPLPLQRGG; translated from the coding sequence ATGCTCGTGCGCGCCCCTCACCGGCTGCTCGCGACCTTCATCGTGCTGCAGCTCGCGTGCGGCGACCTCGTGCGCAACCTGCTGGGCTGGCCGCTGTGGGGCGCGCTCAGCGGCGTGACGCTGCTCTGGGCGCTCGTCGCGCTGCGCCGCTCCGGCGCGAGCTGGCAGTGGCTGCCCGCGCCGCTGCTCGCCTTCATCGGCGTCGCCGCCGCGACGATCATCGTCACGCCGCACCCGCTCGCGACCCTGCTCGGCGTCGCGCTGCTGCTCGTGCACGTGATGCTCGCGGTGCTGCTCGCGACGCTCCCGCTGCACACGCTGCTCGAGGTGCTCCACCGCTGCCTGCAGGGCATGCTCATCGCCTCGCTCGCCTTCGAGGTGGGCATCGCCGTGTTCGTGCAGGGCCCGGTGTATCCCGTCTGGCTCGACAACGACAGCGGGCTGCCGATGATCCCGTGGTCGACCGGCGGCATCTTCTGGGGCCATCGCATCCAGGGCATCACCGGCAACCCGAACCTCACGGCGATGCTCGCGCTCCTCGCGCTCATCGTGGCGATCGGCCGCCATCGCGCGGGGCTCGACCGCCGGCTGTGGTGGGTCTGGACGGCGCTGCCGGTCGTCGTGCTGGCGCTCACGCGCTCGATGACGGTGCTCGTCGCGGCGCTCGTCGTGCTCGTCTCGTTCTGGCTCGTCTACACCTGGCGCCGGCGCCCGCGCGGCGCCTTCCGCCCGGCGGTCGTCACGGCCGCCGGCGTGCTGGCGGTGGTCGCCGCGTGGGCGATCAGCAACTGGGACCGCGTCGTCGAGGCGCTCGGCCGCGAGGCGTCGATGGAGGACCGCTTCCAGATCTGGGCCGCCGCGCTCGACTGGTGGCGCGGCTCCCCGCTGCTCGGCAGGGGCTGGATGGGCTACTGGATGCCGTGGGTCGAGCCGTACGACCGGCTCGGCCTGCAGGACGGCATCGTCTACCTGCAGGCGCACAGCGTCTGGATCGACGTGCTCATGCAGGCGGGCATCCTGGGCGTGCTCGCGTGGGCGTGGCTGCTCGGCTCGACGCTCCGCGGCGCGGGCCGCGACCTCGCCGAGGCGCCGACCGGTGCCGGCCCGATCGCGGCGGTGCCGCTCATGATCCTCGTCGCCGAGGCGGTGCAGGGCATCGCCGAGTCGCGCCCGCTCATCGAGCTCGGCATGGTGCTGCTCGTCATCTTCGCCGTGCGGCAGCAGCGCGCCCGCGTCGAGCTCGGGCGGCTGCAGACGATGGCCCTCCCGCTGCCCCTGCAGCGCGGCGGGTAG
- a CDS encoding NAD-dependent epimerase/dehydratase family protein: MENTQTAQHILVTGAGGYIGRHVVAALLDRGARVTAVVRHFRAYRIDERATVVEADLLDPHTDLDALIADRPDAVVHLAWEAGFAHNSPVHMLRLSDHFRVLTHFAKAGITRLAILGTMHEIGRFEGAITAETPTAPASLYGIAKDALRRAVLADLGDTTIQWLRAFYIYGDDRNNQSIFTKLLEAAEQGKRTFPFTSGKNQFDFIHVDELGRQIAAVALQDEVAGVINVCSGEPVALGTQVERFIADHGLDIQLEYGAFPDRPYDSKVVYGDATEIRALMAKQA; the protein is encoded by the coding sequence ATGGAGAACACCCAGACTGCGCAGCACATCCTCGTCACCGGCGCGGGCGGCTACATCGGACGGCACGTCGTCGCGGCGCTGCTCGACCGGGGCGCGCGCGTCACCGCCGTGGTGCGCCACTTCCGCGCCTACCGCATCGACGAGCGCGCGACCGTGGTGGAGGCTGACCTGCTCGACCCGCACACCGACCTCGACGCGCTCATCGCCGACAGGCCCGACGCGGTCGTGCACCTCGCGTGGGAGGCGGGCTTCGCGCACAACTCCCCCGTGCACATGCTGCGCCTCTCCGACCACTTCCGGGTGCTGACGCACTTCGCGAAGGCCGGCATCACGCGGCTCGCGATCCTCGGCACGATGCACGAGATCGGCCGCTTCGAGGGCGCGATCACCGCCGAGACGCCCACGGCGCCCGCGTCGCTCTACGGCATCGCGAAGGACGCGCTGCGCCGCGCGGTGCTCGCCGACCTCGGCGACACCACCATCCAGTGGCTGCGCGCCTTCTACATCTACGGCGACGACCGCAACAACCAGTCGATCTTCACGAAGCTGCTCGAGGCCGCGGAGCAGGGCAAGCGCACCTTCCCCTTCACCTCCGGCAAGAACCAGTTCGACTTCATCCACGTCGACGAGCTGGGCAGACAGATCGCCGCCGTCGCGCTGCAGGACGAGGTCGCCGGCGTCATCAACGTGTGCTCCGGCGAGCCGGTCGCGCTCGGCACCCAGGTGGAGCGCTTCATCGCGGACCACGGCCTCGACATCCAGCTCGAGTACGGCGCCTTCCCGGACCGCCCCTACGACTCGAAGGTCGTCTACGGCGACGCCACCGAGATCCGGGCCCTGATGGCGAAGCAGGCATGA
- a CDS encoding glycoside hydrolase family 99-like domain-containing protein encodes MTGSGDPDRIELQQQIDSLRAQLEQAEARAERPDAWDPKVWASRASRIGSMGARAVRRAKAAASGPRAKRATDRTRPSSFPAWQRRLEGARFVGFPTHWRERTGPATAAPVAVVLHCHYAELLDELLAALPAIGEPFDLYVTNSSGQAISAARLAAAGAAHAEVLTVENHGRDIWPLVQVVNAGILDPYDVVLKVHTKRSEWREGHGELEGSGADWRAALVGSLLGPHTRGIVEAFRRDRSIGIVTADGSVAGPEHWGSNLDLVRGILERLSMPLEPDELRFAAGSMYWIRGFLLQALRALRIDRDDFEDEAGDIDGTAAHAIERIIGIGAVEAGLDVLELRELDARGDRASVDGRVVAFYLPQFHRTAENDRWWGAGFTEWANVAKAKPLYPGHQVPLMPGELGFYDLALDEVRQRQRDMAAAHGVAGLMYYHYWFAGRRVLGLPLQRLADGDVDQPFCVMWANENWTRRWDGLDANVLIGQDYDRVPATEFIEDILPMLRDPRWMRVDGAAIVAVYKIGTVPDAAATIAHWRERARQEGAGELHLLAVDVGEQMGGLPREELVGLADGTLTFAPHNLPWIPSDRAGEADERFAGNLMGYRGTADAAIAQLGSLDEHHYPGVMVTFDNTARKQWTPMAFTGANPWTFRRWLAAALDAQADRPAERRIVFVNAWNEWAESAVLEPTDQFGQTYLLACRQVSPPR; translated from the coding sequence ATGACCGGATCCGGCGACCCGGACCGGATCGAGCTGCAGCAGCAGATCGACAGCCTGCGGGCGCAGCTCGAGCAGGCCGAGGCGCGCGCAGAGCGGCCCGACGCGTGGGACCCGAAGGTCTGGGCGTCGCGCGCGAGCCGCATCGGCTCGATGGGCGCGCGCGCCGTGCGGCGCGCCAAGGCCGCCGCGAGCGGACCGAGGGCGAAGCGCGCCACCGACCGCACGCGCCCCTCCTCGTTCCCCGCGTGGCAGCGGCGGCTCGAGGGCGCGCGCTTCGTCGGCTTCCCGACCCACTGGCGCGAGCGCACCGGACCCGCGACGGCCGCACCCGTCGCCGTCGTGCTGCACTGCCACTACGCCGAGCTGCTCGACGAGCTGCTCGCCGCGCTGCCCGCGATCGGCGAGCCGTTCGACCTGTACGTCACGAACTCCTCCGGCCAGGCGATCTCGGCGGCACGGCTCGCGGCCGCCGGTGCCGCGCACGCCGAGGTGCTGACGGTCGAGAACCACGGCCGCGACATCTGGCCGCTCGTGCAGGTCGTGAACGCGGGCATCCTCGACCCCTACGACGTCGTGCTCAAGGTCCACACGAAGCGCAGCGAGTGGCGCGAGGGCCACGGCGAGCTCGAGGGCTCCGGCGCCGACTGGCGCGCGGCGCTCGTCGGCTCGCTGCTCGGCCCGCACACCCGCGGGATCGTCGAGGCGTTCCGCCGGGACCGCTCGATCGGCATCGTCACCGCCGACGGCAGCGTCGCGGGGCCCGAGCACTGGGGCTCGAACCTGGACCTCGTCCGCGGCATCCTCGAGCGGCTCTCGATGCCGCTCGAGCCCGACGAGCTGCGGTTCGCGGCCGGCTCGATGTACTGGATCCGCGGCTTCCTGCTGCAGGCGCTGCGCGCCCTCCGGATCGATCGCGACGACTTCGAGGACGAGGCCGGCGACATCGACGGCACCGCGGCGCACGCGATCGAGCGCATCATCGGCATCGGCGCCGTCGAGGCGGGGCTCGACGTGCTCGAGCTGCGCGAGCTCGACGCCCGCGGCGATCGCGCATCCGTCGACGGCCGGGTCGTCGCCTTCTACTTGCCGCAGTTCCATCGCACGGCCGAGAACGACCGCTGGTGGGGCGCCGGGTTCACGGAGTGGGCGAACGTCGCGAAGGCGAAGCCCCTCTACCCCGGCCACCAGGTGCCCCTCATGCCCGGCGAGCTCGGCTTCTACGACCTCGCGCTCGACGAGGTGCGGCAGCGGCAGCGCGACATGGCCGCGGCGCACGGCGTCGCCGGCCTCATGTACTACCACTACTGGTTCGCCGGCCGCCGCGTGCTGGGACTGCCGCTGCAGCGGCTCGCCGACGGCGACGTCGACCAGCCCTTCTGCGTCATGTGGGCGAACGAGAACTGGACGCGTCGCTGGGACGGCCTCGACGCGAACGTGCTCATCGGCCAGGACTACGACCGCGTGCCCGCGACCGAGTTCATCGAGGACATCCTGCCGATGCTGCGCGACCCGCGGTGGATGCGCGTCGACGGCGCCGCGATCGTCGCGGTCTACAAGATCGGCACGGTGCCGGATGCCGCGGCGACGATCGCGCACTGGCGCGAGCGGGCGCGCCAGGAGGGCGCGGGCGAGCTGCATCTGCTCGCCGTCGACGTCGGCGAGCAGATGGGCGGCCTGCCGCGCGAGGAGCTCGTGGGGCTCGCGGACGGCACGCTCACCTTCGCGCCGCACAACCTGCCCTGGATCCCGTCGGACCGGGCCGGTGAGGCCGACGAGCGCTTCGCGGGCAACCTCATGGGCTACCGCGGCACGGCCGACGCGGCCATCGCGCAGCTCGGCTCCCTCGACGAGCACCACTATCCCGGCGTGATGGTGACGTTCGACAACACCGCGCGCAAGCAGTGGACGCCCATGGCGTTCACGGGCGCGAACCCGTGGACCTTCCGTCGCTGGCTCGCCGCCGCGCTCGACGCGCAGGCCGACCGGCCCGCCGAGCGCCGGATCGTGTTCGTCAACGCGTGGAACGAGTGGGCGGAGTCGGCCGTGCTCGAGCCGACCGACCAGTTCGGCCAGACCTACCTGCTCGCCTGCCGCCAGGTGTCGCCGCCGCGCTGA
- a CDS encoding ABC transporter ATP-binding protein: MSEPAVSVDHVSKHFRVYSDRNQSLKATVLSGRRAKYQSFEALKDVTFDVPQGTTFGLLGRNGSGKSTLLKCMARILNPNSGSITTRGRVAAMLEVGSGFHPELSGRENVYLNGSILGMSRQEIDRKFDQIVDFSGVEPFIDQPVKNYSSGMYVRLGFAVSIHVEPDVLLVDEVLAVGDMEFQDKCLDKFAQFRDEGRTVVVVSHGVEQMRSFCDQAAWLDHGTLQAIGDASDIVDRYSDVGHGAEEAAGGGKRYGTGEIRIDDIHLLDAEGQPIESAPTGSAVALRLRYTARQRVERPVFGVSLATAGGKHLWSYDGIAAGAVPDSIDAGSGSLDIRIDRLALMPDLFDVNADVKDHHKTRTFDALERSLRFQVTSGSPRAAGGSMVLDASMTMPMTES, from the coding sequence ATGAGCGAGCCCGCCGTCAGCGTCGACCACGTGTCGAAGCACTTCCGCGTCTACTCCGACCGCAACCAGTCGCTCAAGGCGACGGTGCTCTCGGGCCGCCGCGCCAAGTACCAGTCGTTCGAGGCGCTCAAGGACGTCACCTTCGACGTGCCGCAGGGCACGACCTTCGGCCTGCTCGGCCGCAACGGCTCGGGCAAGTCGACGCTGCTGAAGTGCATGGCGCGCATCCTGAACCCGAACTCGGGCTCGATCACGACGCGCGGCCGCGTCGCGGCGATGCTCGAGGTGGGCTCCGGCTTCCACCCAGAGCTCTCGGGCCGGGAGAACGTCTACCTCAACGGCTCGATCCTCGGCATGTCGCGCCAGGAGATCGACCGCAAGTTCGACCAGATCGTCGACTTCTCGGGCGTCGAGCCGTTCATCGACCAGCCGGTGAAGAACTACTCGTCCGGCATGTACGTGCGCCTCGGCTTCGCGGTCTCGATCCACGTCGAGCCCGACGTGCTGCTCGTCGACGAGGTGCTCGCCGTCGGCGACATGGAGTTCCAGGACAAGTGCCTCGACAAGTTCGCGCAGTTCCGCGACGAGGGCCGCACGGTCGTCGTCGTGAGCCACGGCGTCGAGCAGATGCGCAGCTTCTGCGACCAGGCGGCCTGGCTCGACCACGGCACGCTGCAGGCGATCGGCGACGCGTCCGACATCGTCGACCGCTACTCCGACGTCGGCCACGGCGCCGAGGAGGCGGCCGGCGGCGGCAAGCGCTACGGCACCGGCGAGATCCGCATCGACGACATCCACCTCCTGGACGCCGAGGGGCAGCCGATCGAGTCGGCGCCGACCGGCTCCGCGGTCGCGCTGCGGCTGCGCTACACCGCGCGCCAGCGCGTCGAGCGCCCGGTCTTCGGCGTGAGCCTCGCGACCGCGGGCGGCAAGCACCTCTGGAGCTACGACGGCATCGCGGCGGGCGCGGTGCCCGACAGCATCGACGCGGGCTCCGGCTCGCTCGACATCCGGATCGACCGCCTCGCGCTCATGCCCGACCTGTTCGACGTGAACGCCGACGTCAAGGACCACCACAAGACGCGCACGTTCGACGCCCTCGAGCGCTCGCTCCGATTCCAGGTGACGAGCGGCTCGCCGCGCGCCGCCGGGGGCTCGATGGTGCTCGACGCGTCGATGACGATGCCGATGACCGAGAGCTGA
- a CDS encoding ABC transporter permease yields MTKTQPSPRAAEREITFNLLKNLTLREIRAEYKRTALGRVWSLINPLAQIAVYSIVFGLILQVQVAPGENSGIQSFPAWIGVGVIAWGFISGSISAGMGSLMSNAGLLTKVYFPRWVLVVSTVLAKASTFATELLVLLVIMLVIGGPAVLLYAVLLVPLLLLTCVFVLGIALLLSVASIYFRDLQHLWTILAQVWMYGSGVMFSVDIVRNAEQTLEAQSGTSLPLVTLFQLNPAERFLTAYRDVLYDFTVPGLDIWLQLIAWSAISLIIGSLVFRKLARNIVEEI; encoded by the coding sequence ATGACCAAGACCCAGCCCAGCCCGCGCGCAGCCGAGCGGGAGATCACGTTCAACCTGCTCAAGAACCTCACGCTGCGCGAGATCCGGGCGGAGTACAAGCGCACCGCGCTCGGCCGCGTCTGGTCGCTCATCAACCCGCTCGCGCAGATCGCCGTCTACTCCATCGTGTTCGGTCTCATCCTGCAGGTGCAGGTGGCGCCCGGCGAGAACTCCGGCATCCAATCGTTCCCCGCCTGGATCGGCGTCGGCGTGATCGCATGGGGCTTCATCTCGGGCTCGATCTCGGCGGGCATGGGCTCGCTCATGAGCAACGCGGGGCTCCTGACGAAGGTGTACTTCCCGCGCTGGGTGCTCGTGGTGTCGACGGTGCTCGCGAAGGCGTCGACCTTCGCGACCGAGCTGCTCGTGCTGCTCGTCATCATGCTCGTCATCGGCGGCCCGGCCGTGCTGCTCTACGCCGTGCTGCTCGTCCCGCTGCTCCTGCTCACCTGCGTCTTCGTGCTCGGCATCGCGCTGCTGCTCTCGGTCGCGAGCATCTACTTCCGCGACCTCCAGCACCTCTGGACGATTCTCGCGCAGGTGTGGATGTACGGCTCCGGCGTCATGTTCTCGGTCGACATCGTCCGCAACGCCGAGCAGACGCTCGAGGCGCAGTCCGGCACGTCGCTGCCGCTCGTCACCCTCTTCCAGCTCAACCCGGCCGAGCGGTTCCTCACGGCGTACCGCGACGTGCTGTACGACTTCACGGTGCCGGGCCTGGACATCTGGCTGCAGCTCATCGCCTGGTCGGCGATCTCCCTCATCATCGGCTCGCTCGTCTTCCGCAAGCTCGCCCGCAACATCGTCGAGGAGATCTGA
- a CDS encoding alginate O-acetyltransferase AlgX-related protein, which produces MSALRELPPDQEVKPSHWSRLRLVPLIVLFLLAAVALAGGYIWKASNPYGVALPEPTAAPGEPLPEACTPAFQREGASDAWAADPAAAEAAFQAHDAELQGYYVEGEGGHLLLGEPHSENISQALGRFQLTADRVEAWNGYLSNMRATLQADGRELLVLVAPAKWETVPEALPAWTDGLLGPTVLDQLLAAHPELPIVDVRAAMEAADDETPLYSPLNSHWTDYGAWVAFDALAGCLRQASPALADVEAPAVTGAERTTDHSEYGAAGWTGEPGEDWTVPVYAEPASAMEVTYADGSTETLESTAQLDMLQLPATTRTADASTDHTALVLRDSTGNGFGPPLQAAFAETMQVVHALDRPADMPDAPALAAEIDADVVLLVMTERYLALVPGVGPVP; this is translated from the coding sequence GTGAGCGCGCTGCGGGAGCTGCCGCCGGACCAGGAGGTCAAGCCGTCGCACTGGTCGCGGCTCCGGCTCGTGCCGCTCATCGTGCTCTTCCTGCTCGCGGCGGTGGCGCTCGCGGGCGGCTACATCTGGAAGGCGTCGAACCCCTACGGGGTGGCGCTGCCCGAGCCCACCGCCGCGCCGGGCGAGCCGCTGCCCGAGGCGTGCACGCCGGCGTTCCAGCGCGAGGGCGCGAGCGACGCCTGGGCGGCCGACCCGGCAGCGGCCGAGGCCGCGTTCCAGGCGCACGACGCCGAGCTGCAGGGCTACTACGTCGAGGGGGAGGGCGGCCACCTGCTGCTGGGCGAGCCGCACTCCGAGAACATCTCGCAGGCGCTCGGCCGCTTCCAGCTGACCGCCGACCGGGTGGAGGCGTGGAACGGCTACCTCTCGAACATGCGCGCGACGCTGCAGGCCGACGGCCGCGAGCTGCTCGTGCTCGTCGCCCCCGCCAAGTGGGAGACCGTGCCCGAGGCGCTGCCCGCGTGGACGGACGGACTGCTCGGCCCGACCGTGCTCGACCAGCTGCTCGCCGCGCATCCCGAGCTGCCGATCGTCGACGTGCGCGCTGCCATGGAGGCCGCCGACGACGAGACCCCGCTCTACAGCCCGCTCAACAGCCACTGGACGGACTACGGCGCGTGGGTCGCGTTCGACGCGCTCGCCGGCTGCCTGCGGCAGGCGTCGCCGGCGCTCGCCGACGTCGAGGCGCCCGCCGTCACCGGCGCCGAGCGCACGACCGACCACAGCGAGTACGGCGCTGCCGGCTGGACGGGGGAGCCCGGCGAGGACTGGACCGTGCCGGTCTACGCCGAGCCGGCCTCCGCGATGGAGGTCACGTACGCCGACGGGTCGACCGAGACGCTCGAGTCGACCGCGCAGCTCGACATGCTGCAGCTGCCCGCGACCACGCGCACGGCCGACGCGTCGACCGACCACACCGCGCTCGTGCTGCGCGACTCGACCGGCAACGGCTTCGGCCCGCCGCTGCAGGCCGCCTTCGCCGAGACGATGCAGGTCGTCCACGCGCTCGACCGGCCGGCCGACATGCCGGATGCGCCCGCGCTCGCCGCCGAGATCGACGCGGACGTCGTGCTGCTCGTCATGACCGAGCGGTACCTCGCGCTCGTCCCCGGCGTCGGGCCCGTGCCGTGA
- a CDS encoding acyltransferase family protein, which translates to MTAVTLKESFDPRANSIGFIRWLLAFAVIFSHAGPLGGFYGGHDLGSQISDEQSLGGVAVAGFFFFSGFLITLSRMGRSTIFRYMWRRAMRIFPAFWAALLVTAFLFAPIAWTLETGSIDGYWDAPTQSPFTYFLSNVWLMLGQRNIAEAGSTLPYAQLHGGYDWNGSAWTLQYEFFAYIVVGLLGLVGVLAYRWLTTLFATAILLLNALQWSGAGDVAAWFPIFADPFMLMFLAPFAFGMLFAMWQHVIPIDDRLALGALVLAIASYAFGGWNIWGMHAFSYFLMWFAVRATKLQHWEKHGDLSYGVYIFAWPLMQLGAAAGLHTLGWFVYHLVIIVVVHVLAFGSWHLIEKPAMSLKNWTPRWLRRVLDRWVDPAWNRLADGLVDPRFSSTPRAARRRAEVAA; encoded by the coding sequence GTGACCGCCGTCACCCTCAAGGAGTCGTTCGACCCGCGCGCGAACAGCATCGGCTTCATCCGCTGGCTGCTCGCGTTCGCGGTCATCTTCAGCCACGCGGGCCCGCTCGGCGGGTTCTACGGCGGCCACGACCTCGGCTCGCAGATCTCCGACGAGCAGTCGCTCGGCGGCGTGGCCGTCGCCGGCTTCTTCTTCTTCTCCGGCTTCCTCATCACGCTCTCGCGCATGGGCAGGTCGACGATCTTCCGGTACATGTGGCGGCGCGCCATGCGCATCTTCCCCGCGTTCTGGGCAGCGCTGCTCGTGACCGCGTTCCTGTTCGCGCCGATCGCGTGGACCCTCGAGACCGGCTCCATCGACGGCTACTGGGACGCGCCGACGCAGTCGCCGTTCACCTACTTCCTCTCGAACGTCTGGCTCATGCTCGGCCAGCGCAACATCGCCGAGGCCGGCTCGACCCTGCCCTACGCGCAGCTGCACGGCGGCTACGACTGGAACGGCTCCGCCTGGACCCTGCAGTACGAGTTCTTCGCGTACATCGTCGTGGGGCTGCTCGGCCTCGTCGGCGTGCTCGCCTACCGGTGGCTGACGACGCTGTTCGCCACCGCGATCCTGCTGCTCAACGCCCTGCAGTGGTCGGGCGCCGGCGACGTCGCCGCGTGGTTCCCGATCTTCGCCGACCCGTTCATGCTCATGTTCCTCGCGCCGTTCGCCTTCGGCATGCTGTTCGCGATGTGGCAGCACGTCATCCCCATCGACGACCGGCTCGCGCTCGGAGCGCTCGTGCTCGCGATCGCCTCCTACGCCTTCGGCGGCTGGAACATCTGGGGGATGCACGCCTTCTCGTACTTCCTGATGTGGTTCGCGGTGCGGGCGACGAAGCTGCAGCACTGGGAGAAGCACGGCGACCTCAGCTACGGCGTCTACATCTTCGCCTGGCCGCTCATGCAGCTCGGTGCCGCCGCGGGCCTGCACACCCTCGGCTGGTTCGTCTACCACCTCGTGATCATCGTGGTCGTGCACGTGCTCGCCTTCGGCTCGTGGCACCTCATCGAGAAGCCGGCGATGAGCCTGAAGAACTGGACGCCGCGCTGGCTGCGGCGCGTGCTCGACCGCTGGGTCGACCCGGCCTGGAACCGGCTCGCCGACGGGCTCGTCGACCCGCGGTTCTCCTCCACGCCGCGCGCGGCGCGCCGGCGGGCCGAGGTCGCGGCGTGA
- a CDS encoding rhamnan synthesis F family protein, whose amino-acid sequence MRRAVFFLVYDPDGLVGEHVTHHLRALRPHADEIAIVSNSALTTESRVALEAVADSVWERENTGFDVGAYRDILERHGDRIADFDEIVLMNYTFYGPIGSYDELFARMDGSDADFWGVTDHAEVRPHPYTGTGVMPRHIQSHWIAVRRRMATSDAWREYWSTMPVIDSYEASIIQHESRFTGWFEERGFRSETAFPASDYGAQHPVFDVPTQMIDAGLPIVKRRLFFHDPLYHDSLAVMPRDVEDRMRSAGYPMELVYRDMARTSKPRDLATNLATLEIMPDVDTGDADVSGLRIGVLAHLYYDDMLDEILAQAANLPAGWTLIATTDTDEKRARLEAALEAAGRTGDEVRVVGSNRGRDVSAFLLGCRDVLLSDRFDLVVKLHSKRSPQNGAGPAAHFKAHLFENLLGSPGYVRNLLRLFEARPGLGMVFPPMIHSGFPTMGRGWFANREPAAELAARLGIRVPIDDRSPLAAYGSMFIARPAALRLLLDADFAWEDFPTEQGYEDGGLPHTLERLFGYAALGAGFEVRNVMTTRNAAVSYMRLEYKLDAMSHGVPGWPLEQIAWVQAHVRGSHGIAGIKRAIADASPGTARALLVPLRAARVARRGARRVLGR is encoded by the coding sequence ATGCGCAGAGCGGTGTTCTTCCTGGTCTACGACCCCGACGGACTCGTCGGCGAGCACGTGACCCACCACCTGCGGGCGCTGCGGCCGCACGCCGACGAGATCGCCATCGTCTCGAACTCGGCGCTCACGACCGAGAGCCGCGTCGCGCTCGAGGCCGTCGCCGACAGCGTCTGGGAGCGCGAGAACACCGGCTTCGACGTCGGCGCCTACCGCGACATCCTCGAGCGCCACGGCGACCGCATCGCCGACTTCGACGAGATCGTGCTCATGAACTACACGTTCTACGGCCCGATCGGCTCGTACGACGAGCTCTTCGCGCGCATGGACGGGTCGGACGCCGACTTCTGGGGCGTGACGGACCACGCCGAGGTGCGGCCGCACCCCTACACCGGCACGGGCGTCATGCCCCGGCACATCCAGTCGCACTGGATCGCGGTGCGGCGCCGCATGGCGACGAGCGACGCGTGGCGGGAGTACTGGTCGACCATGCCGGTGATCGACTCCTACGAGGCCTCGATCATCCAGCACGAGTCGCGCTTCACCGGCTGGTTCGAGGAGCGCGGCTTCCGCTCCGAGACGGCCTTCCCCGCCTCCGACTACGGCGCGCAGCACCCGGTCTTCGACGTGCCGACGCAGATGATCGACGCGGGCCTGCCGATCGTGAAGCGCCGGCTGTTCTTCCACGACCCGCTCTACCACGACAGCCTCGCGGTGATGCCGCGCGACGTCGAGGACCGGATGCGCTCGGCCGGCTACCCGATGGAGCTCGTCTACCGCGACATGGCGCGCACGTCGAAGCCCAGGGACCTCGCGACCAACCTCGCGACGCTCGAGATCATGCCCGACGTCGACACCGGCGACGCCGACGTGTCGGGGCTCCGCATCGGCGTGCTCGCGCACCTCTACTACGACGACATGCTCGACGAGATCCTCGCCCAGGCGGCCAACCTGCCCGCCGGCTGGACGCTCATCGCGACGACCGACACCGACGAGAAGCGCGCCCGGCTCGAGGCGGCGCTCGAGGCGGCCGGTCGCACGGGCGACGAGGTGCGGGTGGTCGGCTCCAACCGGGGTCGCGACGTCTCCGCCTTCCTGCTCGGCTGCCGCGACGTGCTGCTGTCGGACCGCTTCGACCTGGTCGTGAAGCTGCACTCGAAGCGCAGCCCGCAGAACGGCGCGGGTCCCGCCGCGCACTTCAAGGCGCACCTCTTCGAGAACCTGCTCGGCTCGCCGGGCTACGTGCGCAACCTGCTGCGGCTGTTCGAGGCGCGGCCGGGGCTCGGCATGGTGTTCCCGCCGATGATCCACTCGGGCTTCCCGACCATGGGGCGGGGCTGGTTCGCCAACCGCGAGCCAGCGGCGGAGCTGGCGGCGCGCCTCGGCATCCGCGTGCCGATCGACGACCGCAGCCCGCTCGCGGCCTACGGCTCGATGTTCATCGCCCGCCCGGCGGCCCTGCGGCTGCTGCTCGACGCCGACTTCGCGTGGGAGGACTTCCCGACCGAGCAGGGCTACGAGGACGGCGGGCTGCCGCACACGCTCGAGCGGCTGTTCGGCTACGCCGCGCTCGGCGCCGGCTTCGAGGTGCGGAACGTCATGACGACGCGCAACGCCGCGGTCAGCTACATGCGGCTCGAGTACAAGCTCGACGCGATGTCGCACGGCGTGCCCGGCTGGCCGCTCGAGCAGATCGCCTGGGTGCAGGCGCACGTGCGCGGCTCGCACGGCATCGCCGGCATCAAGCGCGCGATCGCCGACGCCAGCCCGGGCACCGCCCGCGCGCTGCTCGTGCCGCTGCGCGCCGCGCGCGTCGCCCGCCGGGGTGCCCGACGGGTGCTCGGCCGGTGA